One Streptomyces sp. NBC_00223 genomic window carries:
- a CDS encoding ricin-type beta-trefoil lectin domain protein: MRLNFAGPRRGGWKRALVLLPVLVVTVAATVVVTLNAEAAVPPTPSGFTLTWSDDFNGASGTGIDQSLWKYDTGPGSNFGTGEIETMTSSTSNVYYDGQGHLVLQAQHSGSDPRGGWTSGRVETQAATFGAPAGGVVRIESVLQQPNVTTANGAGYWPAFWMLGAPLRDGVTWPKSGEVDIMEDINGRSSDFSTIHCGVNPGGPCNESTGIGSGERACSGCQTGFHDYAAEIDRSVSPEQIRFYLDGNNFFTVSANQVDATTWSDAIDHPFFIIYDLAIGGGFPDAFGGGPNAATVSGGKLVIDSVAVYNKGPGSGGGGGGGSVTGQTITGPGGKCVDVAGDDTGGDGTAVQLWDCQSAAKDQHWTWSGQTLQTLGKCLDIAGGNSAAGTKLQLATCNSGGYQAWVRQTDGSLRNPISGRCVDSPSGATANGTRLQIWDCNGSGAQNFAIGTPIYGPGGKCVDVAGDDTGGDGTAVQLWDCQQATSLDQKWTWSGQTLRTLGKCLDIAGGVNAAGTKLQLATCNGGGYQNWVANADGSMSNPTTGRCVDSPSGATANGTRLQIWDCNGSGAQKFALA, encoded by the coding sequence ATGCGCTTGAATTTTGCAGGGCCGCGGCGCGGCGGGTGGAAGAGAGCGCTCGTCCTGCTTCCCGTCCTCGTGGTCACGGTGGCGGCCACCGTCGTCGTGACGCTGAACGCCGAGGCGGCAGTGCCCCCGACGCCGTCGGGCTTCACGCTCACCTGGAGCGACGACTTCAACGGCGCTTCCGGCACCGGCATCGACCAGAGCCTGTGGAAGTACGACACCGGGCCGGGCAGCAATTTCGGCACCGGTGAGATCGAGACCATGACCAGCAGCACGTCGAACGTCTACTACGACGGCCAGGGCCACCTGGTGCTCCAGGCCCAGCACTCCGGTTCCGACCCCCGGGGCGGATGGACGTCCGGGCGCGTGGAGACCCAGGCGGCGACCTTCGGCGCCCCGGCGGGCGGAGTCGTACGCATCGAGTCCGTCCTCCAGCAGCCCAACGTCACCACCGCCAACGGCGCCGGCTACTGGCCCGCGTTCTGGATGCTCGGCGCACCCCTGCGTGACGGTGTGACCTGGCCGAAGTCCGGCGAGGTCGACATCATGGAGGACATCAACGGCCGCAGCTCCGACTTCAGCACCATCCACTGCGGCGTGAACCCGGGCGGCCCGTGCAACGAGTCGACCGGCATCGGCTCGGGTGAGCGCGCCTGTTCGGGCTGCCAGACCGGCTTCCACGACTACGCGGCGGAGATCGACCGCTCGGTGTCGCCGGAGCAGATCCGGTTCTACCTCGACGGGAACAACTTCTTCACCGTCAGCGCCAACCAGGTGGACGCGACAACCTGGTCCGACGCGATCGATCACCCGTTCTTCATCATCTACGACCTGGCGATCGGCGGCGGCTTCCCGGACGCCTTCGGCGGTGGCCCCAACGCGGCCACGGTCTCCGGCGGCAAGCTGGTCATCGACTCGGTGGCCGTGTACAACAAGGGGCCCGGCTCCGGGGGCGGCGGCGGTGGTGGTTCGGTGACCGGCCAGACGATCACCGGTCCGGGCGGCAAGTGCGTGGACGTGGCGGGTGACGACACCGGCGGCGACGGCACCGCGGTCCAGCTGTGGGACTGCCAGTCGGCCGCCAAGGACCAGCACTGGACCTGGAGCGGCCAGACCCTCCAGACCCTCGGCAAGTGCCTGGACATCGCCGGCGGCAACAGCGCCGCGGGTACGAAGCTGCAACTCGCCACGTGCAACAGCGGCGGCTACCAGGCATGGGTGCGGCAGACCGACGGCTCGCTGCGGAACCCGATCAGCGGCCGGTGCGTCGACTCGCCGTCGGGCGCCACCGCGAACGGCACGCGGTTGCAGATCTGGGACTGCAACGGCTCCGGCGCCCAGAACTTCGCCATCGGCACCCCGATCTACGGTCCGGGTGGCAAGTGCGTGGACGTGGCGGGTGACGACACCGGCGGTGACGGCACCGCGGTCCAGCTGTGGGACTGCCAGCAGGCGACCTCGCTCGACCAGAAGTGGACCTGGAGCGGCCAGACCCTGCGCACGCTGGGCAAGTGCCTGGACATCGCCGGCGGCGTCAACGCGGCAGGCACCAAACTCCAGTTGGCCACATGCAACGGCGGGGGTTACCAGAACTGGGTCGCCAACGCCGATGGCTCGATGTCCAACCCGACCACGGGCCGGTGCGTCGACTCTCCGTCGGGCGCCACGGCGAATGGCACGCGGCTGCAGATCTGGGACTGCAACGGCTCCGGCGCCCAGAAGTTCGCCCTGGCATGA
- a CDS encoding DUF4291 domain-containing protein, which produces MSVVPREIRALHSAETITVYQAYSPEIADPAAAQGRFPDGYDRDRMTWIKPSFLWMMYRSSWGSAVGQERVLAIRIRRDGFAWALAHSALSGYDGRVHTSRDQWKREMRRSPVRIQWDPERDLDLRPMPGRSLQVGLRGEAVHRYLDEWILGIDDVTELAHAVHELARKGLVEQASRLLPVEHLYPVSGVLASRIGASRAEPRVGDGQTAARTGA; this is translated from the coding sequence GTGTCTGTCGTGCCGCGCGAGATACGCGCCCTCCATTCCGCCGAGACGATCACGGTCTACCAGGCGTACTCCCCGGAGATCGCTGACCCGGCAGCGGCTCAGGGGCGCTTTCCCGATGGATACGACCGTGACCGGATGACATGGATCAAGCCGTCGTTCTTGTGGATGATGTACCGCAGTTCCTGGGGTTCTGCCGTGGGGCAGGAGCGGGTGCTGGCCATCCGGATCCGCCGTGACGGGTTCGCGTGGGCTTTGGCCCACAGCGCGTTGTCGGGCTACGACGGCCGTGTGCACACTTCGCGCGACCAGTGGAAACGCGAGATGCGTCGCAGCCCTGTGCGTATCCAATGGGACCCTGAACGGGACCTCGACCTGCGCCCGATGCCGGGGCGTTCGCTGCAGGTCGGCCTGCGCGGTGAGGCCGTCCACCGCTACCTGGACGAGTGGATCCTGGGGATCGACGATGTCACCGAACTCGCCCACGCAGTCCACGAACTGGCCCGTAAGGGGCTGGTGGAGCAGGCTTCCCGGCTGTTGCCGGTCGAACACCTCTACCCGGTGTCCGGCGTACTCGCCTCGCGCATCGGTGCGTCGCGTGCAGAGCCTCGGGTGGGCGACGGGCAGACGGCGGCTCGGACCGGCGCGTGA
- a CDS encoding metallophosphoesterase gives MAVARPEGEAESAAMPGAEATGESAAVPGAEAAGESAAVPGAEAAGESAAVPGAEAAGGGASPRRSLRRRLGGTVVLLVLAMLFFLPWWTLFASGADWPFPVFLAGTVVFASWLVSFPFLMAAGHGHRRVDRAARVADSTLGVVWVLFTWSALGGLAHLVLIGLDVGGADRARIIAVAVAVVSAVLLAWGHYEAMRVPRVKRLDVHVPRLGGGLDGTRVVVLADTHFGPIDRAAWSARVTEAVNALDADVVVHAGDIADGTPAQRREQSAPLGTIRSRLAKVYVTGNHEYFGEAQGWLDRMAELGWEPLHNRHVVVEHGGDFLVLAGVDDVTAESSGLAGHRANLLGALAGADPDRPVLLVAHQPKYVRQAAAAGIDLQVSGHTHGGQIWPFNFLVRIDQPVVHGLSRHGERTQLYTSRGAGFWGPPFRVFAPSEITLLTLRSGGEAATAERTGGRTADGTDLTAGTGVDDS, from the coding sequence GTGGCTGTCGCCCGGCCCGAGGGCGAGGCCGAGTCGGCAGCCATGCCGGGCGCCGAGGCCACGGGCGAGTCGGCAGCCGTGCCGGGCGCCGAGGCCGCGGGCGAGTCGGCAGCCGTGCCGGGCGCCGAGGCCGCGGGCGAGTCGGCAGCCGTGCCGGGCGCCGAGGCCGCGGGCGGGGGCGCGAGTCCTCGGCGGTCGCTGCGTCGGCGACTGGGCGGGACCGTGGTCCTCCTCGTCCTCGCGATGCTGTTCTTCCTGCCCTGGTGGACGCTGTTCGCCTCCGGCGCCGACTGGCCGTTCCCGGTCTTCCTGGCCGGCACGGTCGTCTTCGCCTCCTGGCTGGTCTCCTTCCCGTTCCTGATGGCCGCGGGCCACGGGCACCGGCGGGTCGACCGGGCGGCTCGCGTCGCGGACAGCACCCTCGGCGTGGTCTGGGTGCTGTTCACCTGGTCGGCGCTGGGCGGCCTGGCGCATCTCGTGCTGATCGGGCTCGACGTCGGCGGCGCCGACCGGGCCAGGATCATCGCCGTGGCCGTCGCCGTGGTCTCGGCGGTGCTGCTGGCCTGGGGACATTACGAGGCCATGCGCGTGCCCCGGGTGAAGCGGCTGGACGTCCACGTCCCGCGGCTCGGCGGCGGTCTGGACGGCACCCGTGTCGTCGTGCTGGCCGACACCCATTTCGGGCCGATCGACCGGGCCGCCTGGTCGGCGCGGGTCACCGAGGCGGTCAACGCGCTCGACGCGGACGTCGTGGTCCACGCCGGCGACATCGCCGACGGCACCCCCGCCCAGCGCCGGGAGCAGTCCGCGCCTCTCGGGACGATCCGGTCACGGCTGGCGAAGGTCTACGTCACGGGGAACCACGAGTACTTCGGTGAGGCCCAGGGTTGGCTGGACCGTATGGCGGAACTGGGCTGGGAACCGCTGCACAACCGCCATGTCGTGGTGGAGCACGGCGGGGACTTCCTCGTCCTCGCGGGCGTGGACGATGTGACCGCGGAGTCCTCCGGCCTGGCCGGGCACCGCGCGAACCTGCTCGGCGCGCTGGCGGGGGCGGACCCGGACCGGCCGGTCCTGCTGGTCGCCCACCAGCCCAAGTACGTCCGACAGGCCGCTGCCGCCGGCATCGACCTCCAGGTCTCCGGGCACACCCACGGCGGCCAGATCTGGCCGTTCAATTTCCTCGTCCGGATCGACCAGCCGGTGGTGCACGGCCTGAGCAGGCACGGCGAGCGGACACAGCTCTACACCAGCCGGGGCGCCGGCTTCTGGGGGCCGCCCTTCCGGGTCTTCGCGCCGAGCGAGATCACGCTGCTCACCCTGCGGTCGGGCGGCGAGGCGGCCACGGCAGAGCGCACCGGAGGCAGGACCGCGGACGGCACGGACCTCACGGCGGGCACGGGCGTCGACGACAGCTGA
- a CDS encoding dihydrofolate reductase family protein, whose translation MGLIHIELFATLDLVGQAPGGPDEDPVGFPFGGWQAPLLDEVSGAQVAAAYEGTDALLLGRRTYDIFAAYWPHQEGGEDNEIATLFNSVPKYVASRGRPDLSWAGSTQIGPDLAGAVREIRDRHEHVKVVGSLNLVQTLLREKLFDRLDLWVHPIVLGVGKKVFDGGAVPTNLTLLQPPAAGGRGTVYLRYGLADGTPGTGDMSAPDRGAGHDG comes from the coding sequence ATGGGCCTCATCCACATCGAACTGTTCGCCACCCTCGACCTCGTCGGGCAGGCGCCCGGCGGCCCCGACGAGGACCCGGTGGGGTTCCCGTTCGGGGGCTGGCAGGCACCCCTGCTGGACGAGGTCTCCGGGGCGCAGGTCGCTGCCGCGTACGAGGGAACGGACGCCCTCCTGCTCGGCCGGCGGACGTACGACATCTTCGCCGCCTACTGGCCGCACCAGGAGGGCGGCGAGGACAACGAGATCGCCACGCTCTTCAACAGCGTCCCCAAGTACGTGGCCTCCCGAGGCAGGCCCGACCTCTCGTGGGCCGGGTCCACGCAGATCGGCCCGGATCTGGCCGGCGCGGTGCGCGAGATCCGCGACCGGCACGAGCACGTGAAGGTCGTCGGGAGCCTGAACCTGGTGCAGACCCTCCTGCGCGAGAAGCTCTTCGACCGTCTCGACCTCTGGGTGCACCCGATCGTGCTCGGCGTCGGGAAGAAGGTCTTCGACGGCGGCGCGGTGCCCACGAACCTCACACTCCTCCAACCGCCGGCGGCCGGTGGGCGGGGCACCGTGTACCTGCGCTACGGGCTCGCCGACGGCACGCCCGGGACGGGCGACATGAGCGCACCCGATCGCGGGGCCGGGCACGACGGCTGA
- a CDS encoding chitinase has protein sequence MHLAKWAASASALTLATAGAVFALAPAGNAAATGVYAVAPYVDMSNSQEGLLDAAITGHGLKSYTAAFVLGSGCKQIWGDTLPIGADSFTDPLIAKAKSEGASVIISSGGASGLPLAWTCSTQSSIDAGYQALINAYGVTQLDFDIEGAAIADTAAAARQMQSMKNLKASNPNLKFSVTLPVLTSGLTNDGVNILKAAKNIGIKIDVVNIMTMDFYAGTGTQMGQGSVSAAQATLSQMQSVDSGYAYANLGITPMIGKNDDGSTFTLADAQTVESFAAQHGVGRLAFWSINRDQPCGGSANSLSTCSQISQSSLAFTDTFMKYAGGSGGTTTGGTTTGGTTTGGTTTGGTTTGGGTTGGTTGGTTCTTASWSSSQIYTGGNTVSWKGHKWNAKWWTQGEEPGTTGEWGVWQDLGAC, from the coding sequence ATGCACCTTGCGAAATGGGCGGCTTCCGCCTCCGCGCTCACGCTCGCGACCGCCGGTGCGGTCTTCGCCCTGGCCCCCGCCGGCAACGCCGCGGCGACCGGCGTCTACGCCGTGGCCCCCTACGTCGACATGTCGAACAGTCAGGAAGGTCTGCTCGACGCAGCCATCACCGGACATGGGCTCAAGTCCTACACCGCGGCCTTCGTGCTCGGTTCGGGCTGCAAACAGATCTGGGGCGACACCCTTCCCATCGGCGCCGACTCCTTCACCGATCCGCTGATCGCCAAAGCGAAGTCCGAGGGCGCCTCCGTCATCATCTCGTCCGGCGGCGCGAGCGGTCTGCCGCTGGCCTGGACCTGCTCCACCCAGAGCTCGATCGACGCCGGGTACCAGGCCCTCATCAACGCCTACGGGGTCACCCAGCTGGACTTCGACATCGAAGGCGCCGCGATCGCGGACACCGCCGCCGCGGCACGGCAGATGCAGTCGATGAAGAACCTCAAGGCGTCCAACCCCAACCTCAAGTTCTCGGTGACCCTGCCGGTCCTGACGAGCGGGCTGACCAACGACGGCGTGAACATCCTCAAGGCCGCCAAGAACATCGGCATCAAGATCGACGTGGTCAACATCATGACCATGGACTTCTACGCGGGCACCGGTACCCAGATGGGCCAGGGGTCGGTCTCCGCGGCCCAGGCCACGCTGTCCCAGATGCAGTCCGTCGACTCCGGCTACGCCTACGCCAACCTCGGGATCACCCCGATGATCGGCAAGAACGACGACGGTTCCACGTTCACCCTGGCGGACGCCCAGACCGTGGAGAGCTTCGCCGCGCAGCACGGCGTCGGACGGCTGGCGTTCTGGTCGATCAACCGGGACCAGCCGTGCGGCGGCAGCGCCAACTCGCTGTCCACGTGCAGCCAGATCAGCCAGAGCAGCCTGGCGTTCACCGACACGTTCATGAAGTACGCGGGTGGCTCGGGCGGGACGACGACCGGGGGGACGACCACGGGCGGGACCACGACCGGGGGCACCACGACCGGTGGGACCACCACGGGCGGCGGCACGACCGGTGGGACCACCGGAGGCACGACCTGCACCACCGCCTCCTGGAGTTCCTCGCAGATCTACACCGGTGGCAACACGGTCTCGTGGAAGGGCCACAAGTGGAACGCGAAGTGGTGGACGCAGGGCGAGGAGCCCGGAACCACCGGCGAATGGGGTGTCTGGCAGGACCTCGGCGCTTGCTGA
- a CDS encoding GNAT family N-acetyltransferase: MSSTTSPFPDRIGLTGEGLVLRDWTEADLAAMPELFDHPDIAYWTPIVSPFDEAAARARLDRDRQLRAEGTAILLAITVDGRAPLGEVMLRRSPEGTELGYAVGPAHRGQGLAVRAVRVMAAYAFEQLGAEQVILELEAENAASVAVATKAGFSLLDVPLIEGEEKGRPFALQTWGLSAGR, from the coding sequence ATGAGCAGCACCACGTCGCCCTTTCCCGATCGGATCGGGCTCACGGGGGAAGGTCTCGTCCTGCGCGACTGGACGGAAGCGGACCTGGCCGCGATGCCGGAGCTGTTCGACCACCCCGACATCGCGTACTGGACACCGATCGTCTCCCCCTTCGACGAGGCGGCCGCCCGCGCGCGACTGGACCGGGACCGGCAGTTGCGGGCGGAGGGCACGGCCATCCTTCTCGCCATCACCGTTGACGGCCGCGCGCCGCTGGGCGAGGTCATGCTGCGGCGTTCCCCCGAGGGCACAGAGCTCGGCTACGCGGTCGGCCCGGCTCACCGCGGCCAGGGGCTGGCCGTGCGCGCGGTACGGGTGATGGCCGCGTACGCCTTCGAGCAACTGGGCGCGGAGCAGGTGATCCTGGAACTGGAGGCCGAAAACGCCGCCAGTGTGGCCGTGGCCACCAAGGCGGGTTTCAGCCTGCTCGATGTGCCGCTGATCGAAGGAGAGGAGAAGGGCCGGCCCTTCGCCCTTCAGACGTGGGGCCTGAGCGCGGGCAGGTGA
- a CDS encoding roadblock/LC7 domain-containing protein, producing MTSSAPYEALVASLKSLRERVVGVNETVISTSDGLLVAADTVAVQPESVAALAAASLGLGRRTAAEVGLGGLRDVVTRCNGGYVVVLAVGDHALLVILADEGLDLPGLHRESRATVDRLLSLLGAAA from the coding sequence ATGACCAGTTCCGCCCCGTACGAAGCGCTCGTAGCCTCGCTCAAGTCCTTGCGCGAACGCGTCGTGGGCGTCAACGAGACGGTGATCTCCACCTCCGACGGGCTGCTCGTGGCCGCCGACACCGTGGCCGTGCAGCCCGAGTCGGTGGCCGCGCTCGCCGCCGCGAGCCTTGGGCTCGGCCGCCGTACCGCAGCGGAGGTCGGCCTCGGCGGGCTGCGCGACGTCGTCACCCGCTGCAACGGCGGCTACGTCGTCGTACTGGCCGTCGGCGACCACGCGCTGCTGGTGATCCTGGCGGACGAGGGCTTGGACCTGCCCGGTCTGCACCGCGAGTCACGGGCCACGGTGGATCGGCTGCTGTCCCTGCTCGGCGCCGCCGCGTAG
- a CDS encoding DUF4388 domain-containing protein: MTAVPEHRREPRNVPSLLSRLRQDRFTGAVEVEGGPGGTLFLHDGLVVAVESPAAPSARSLLLRSQRIDEQDWEAALAAVTESEPLASVLTGRGLITAAELFVVCTAAVFDGAFAMSLQPASGWRTDPGRVPELAARPGQEPARLTEETALRLRTLREQCPSVGEFARTPVRPAARADLDVLDNRSRTLLLSANGRRTPRDLAFAVGRGVYPVMLDLARLTARRFVVGDTGLPSSRPLLTARAADPPTMPQTVAAALPRRRPGGNLPPGRPADGPSGTSADQRNTVGGLRLIRAALLAPTAAMGGAEEPPGVPGRAVAGAAEPPDVESPVVGSPTTATPVAEPPVAVRGTETGRPEETAP; the protein is encoded by the coding sequence ATGACGGCTGTTCCCGAGCACCGCCGGGAGCCCCGGAACGTACCCTCGTTGCTCTCCCGGTTGCGGCAGGACCGTTTCACCGGTGCGGTCGAGGTGGAAGGCGGCCCGGGCGGCACGCTCTTCCTCCACGACGGACTGGTCGTCGCGGTCGAGTCGCCGGCCGCCCCCTCCGCCCGCTCCCTGCTGTTGAGGTCCCAACGGATCGACGAGCAGGACTGGGAGGCCGCGCTCGCGGCGGTCACCGAAAGCGAACCACTGGCATCGGTACTGACCGGTCGAGGACTCATCACGGCCGCGGAACTGTTCGTCGTCTGCACCGCCGCGGTCTTCGACGGTGCTTTCGCGATGTCCTTGCAACCGGCGTCGGGTTGGCGAACCGATCCCGGTCGCGTTCCCGAACTGGCCGCCCGGCCAGGCCAGGAGCCGGCCCGACTCACGGAGGAGACCGCACTGCGCCTGCGGACGCTGCGCGAACAGTGCCCCTCCGTCGGTGAGTTCGCCCGTACCCCGGTCCGGCCCGCGGCCCGTGCCGATCTGGACGTGCTCGACAACCGCAGCCGTACGCTGCTGCTCAGCGCCAACGGGCGCCGTACCCCGCGTGACCTCGCCTTCGCGGTGGGGCGCGGGGTGTACCCGGTGATGCTCGACCTCGCCCGGCTGACCGCCCGCCGGTTCGTCGTGGGGGACACCGGCCTGCCCTCGTCGCGCCCCCTGCTGACGGCGCGTGCCGCCGACCCGCCGACCATGCCCCAGACCGTCGCCGCGGCGCTGCCCCGGCGACGTCCGGGCGGCAACCTGCCGCCGGGCCGACCCGCGGACGGCCCCTCCGGGACCTCGGCCGACCAGCGGAACACGGTCGGCGGCCTACGCCTGATCCGTGCCGCCCTCCTGGCCCCGACCGCCGCCATGGGCGGCGCGGAGGAGCCGCCCGGGGTTCCCGGCCGTGCCGTCGCCGGGGCGGCGGAGCCACCTGACGTCGAATCACCTGTTGTCGGATCACCTACCACCGCAACACCTGTCGCAGAACCACCTGTCGCCGTGCGTGGGACAGAGACCGGCCGCCCCGAGGAGACCGCACCATGA